Proteins encoded by one window of Mauremys mutica isolate MM-2020 ecotype Southern chromosome 25, ASM2049712v1, whole genome shotgun sequence:
- the PNMT gene encoding phenylethanolamine N-methyltransferase gives MSGIAAVGESYQKFNPRAYLQNNYMPPRADFGSEDCVVPWKLRCLAEAFATGDIHGRTLLDIGSGPTIYQLLSACDHFEEIIATDYLEVNREVLRRWVQDEPDGFDWSPYIKHVCRIEGKGEQWKEKEQKLRRKLRQILPIDVHQPEPLGSQLCQPADALVSTFCLEAVSPDRPSFERALRNITTLLQPGGHFLLIGALEETFYLAGEAKLSVVPVSEADVREALSKSGYHIHDFRSYLMPPGLKIGVDDVSGVFFVHAQKKPVA, from the exons ATGAGCGGCATCGCGGCCGTCGGGGAGAGCTACCAGAAGTTCAACCCCAGAGCCTACCTGCAAAACAACTACATGCCGCCCCGGGCCGACTTCGGCTCCGAGGACTGCGTGGTGCCCTGGAAGCTGCGCTGCCTGGCCGAGGCCTTCGCCACAG GCGACATCCACGGCCGCACCCTGCTCGACATCGGCTCCGGCCCCACCATCTACCAGCTCCTGAGCGCCTGCGACCACTTCGAGGAGATCATTGCCACCGACTACCTGGAGGTGAACCGGGAGGTGCTGCGCCGGTGGGTGCAGGACGAGCCTGACGGCTTCGACTGGAGCCCGTACATCAAACACGTCTGCCGGATTGAGGGCAAAGG GGAGCAGTGGAAggagaaagagcagaagctgagaaggaaactgaggcagatccTGCCCATCGACGTCCACCAGCCCGAGCCGCTGGGCTCCCAGTTGTGCCAGCCGGCCGACGCCCTGGTCTCCACCTTCTGCCTGGAGGCGGTGAGCCCCGACCGGCCGAGCTTCGAGAGAGCCCTGCGTAACATCACCACCTTGCTGCAGCCTGGCGGCCACTTCCTCCTCATTGGCGCCCTGGAGGAGACTTTCTACCTGGCTGGCGAGGCCAAGCTCTCGGTGGTGCCGGTGAGCGAGGCCGACGTCAGGGAGGCCTTGAGCAAGAGCGGCTACCACATCCACGACTTCCGCTCCTACCTCATGCCGCCCGGCCTGAAAATCGGCGTGGATGACGTGAGTGGGGTCTTCTTTGTCCACGCACAGAAGAAGCCCGTGGCCTGA